The window GTAATGAAACTCTTTTATTAATAACTCCATGCTTCACTTTAATGTTACCTACGCTGTGGCAGCTCTCAACACTGAAATATATAATGCCATTTGCTATTACTCTATGTACTTTTGGATGAAAGCAAAGACAAACGTTTTAGGTTTAGAATGAcaataaatgaaataacaatTGATTTGTTGGGTTAATGCTTCGGAGAAAGGAAAGCCAAATTGTATATGAAAAAGTCACCTCTCTGTTCATCCATTCTCAGCTAAAATGTTTTATGTGCATGTACACATATTTATTATTCATGTATGcacttgtgtgtgtatattcgcatacagataaataaaagcatttcaaagacAGTTTCAATTAACTAAAATGTATCAGTTGTGACGAGTTACATAATAAGTACTAACTACTAATTGATGAACTTATATTTCTGTTCAGTCATTATATTAATACTCTGAATAATAGTCTTTTAATATAGCTGAcatcagaaaaagaataattctaTTTTAGATTCCCATAGTAAAAATAACACTTCATTATAACAATGGAAGTAGTATCAGTTGGTAACATTAGtttaaaaacaactttaatATTTCCTGAGTTTTGGAACACTGGTCAGTATGACCTGAATTTCTGTTGATGCAGAtagaaacttctttttcttcaatgCAGAATTCATAATAGTACTCATTATTTGCTGCTCCGTGTCTTGCTAGGCCATTACTTATATTATCTGTGGCACGTGATCTGCAGAAACCCAGCAAGTTAGGCACCTTTATTTTGCTGATGAATAGCAAAATGGatttagaaaatactttaatgTATATTACCTAGGAAGAAATGGGGTATGTTAGATATACTTGGTATGTGaagtgcattttcatttttacactCAAATAGTATAAAATGCAATTAGTGTTTCTTGGATTTTATTGACAAAGgctaataaggaaaaaaaatgtggttgTTGTGAATAAGACTGTAAACATTACTGTTTTGAGAATAGATTTCAAACATATATTCAAGTTATATTTGTAGGATTTTGATTAGATTATCAGAATTACGATGtgttgaaatacatttaaactgaagaattatttttttgttaactaAAGGCTTGAACTAATTGTCacttattttcaaagtaaaCTTAATAACAGATCATGACCAAAATACAAACCCTATGATCCAGGACAAATACTATTGATGTTTTTCATAAGCTCCTCCTCTGTACAGGAATGGACTTTATTGAAGTAGGTAAACCAAGCAGGATTAGCCTTTTCATTGAAATgacaatgtatttattttactagGGAGCTGAAGATTACGCAGCTGATCAAAAGGTTTCCTATCATCTGCCCAGCCACCTAGTCTGTGTCTAACTACAGCCATGATGAATATCAGTAATTCTCAGGAATTCATAACCTGTTAATGTGACCTAGTTAAGAGGTGGTGAGGAATAATGAGGTTCTGTTTTGAGCATTCTGACAGATGAAGACAAGTCAAATAAAAGAATTTGCTCCATTAAGAAAATGGGTATTTTACAATAAATCATTGTTATTTACCACCATGATTAAAAATGGGCATGATGCATCCCATTAAACATGATCCTGGAACAATTGTTCAAGACAGTGTGTGCTTCCAAATCTAGAAGCTATGCACTGCCTCAGATATTCCCTGGCTTTtcaacaataaataaaaacgtgaacatttttttttcctctcattatGTATAACTGTTTAATGGACTTTAGCTGACAGTCATTAaccatgaaaattaaaaagtatattAATGACACTGATTTTTTGAGTACTTGTTAACACTAGAAATTTATCCTGGATGAAAGCAGACTATTAATTATATcagctatttttaaacaacACTACCTGTGACCCTGCCTAGTCCAGAAATGAGTGTCGCATTACAGGGACATGAAACCACTTTCAGCTATTTCCAAGCAACTCCATCACTAAGCAAGCCCTTTAGTCTATCTACTTTGGCAGATATTCTGAGACATAAATTTGGTCAACAAAAACTAAAATCTCTTTTTAGAAGTTAAAAACGATAGAGCCAACAAATACAACGTAAATTCTAAACAACTTCCTAGTTCTGCATCTCTCTTCTCCCACCCAAAATTAACAGATTCAGCTTGCAAGATGCTGACCAATAATGAGAGACACTGCACATCCATCACCCCCTAGGGTGATGTGAGAGCACACAGGGTTTTGAAAGACTGTTCAAACTGGGGATGTAAAACTCAAAAACCAAAAGGAAGACAATAAAGTATATGATGACCATTTATCATTCCTAATACAGGTCCTGGTTCTACCCTGACAAAAGTATGATAAAGAAACACTAAAGCACTGGTTCCCAAAAACACCCAGGTGAAGATTGTTTCCTGGAAGGGAAACAGTCAAAAAGACAGTGTTTTCATAGGAATATCTTATGATCATGTTATACAGCAGCTTATAAGGAAATCTGAAAGTTGTTGGGAAGAATATTGTTATTACTCCCACAGGAAACAGCACCATTATTGTGCTATTGGCCTACTTCACTGCCATGTGTGTTTTTAGCTTATGAAGTCTCATGGTGAACCTCTACATTAAATTTATACCAACTCCAAATGTTACCCAAtcaatttatttatataactTATTTTAGACAAGCCTGCTCTTAATGTTCTGTCAGGCTCTTTTAAGTGGTCTCACCTAGTATTTCTTGTTGCATTCTTCAGTCTGCTATTGcacattttccccttttaaaataaaatacatcatgATATTCACACCTTTGTATATATCAAAATATCTACTGTTTCCAGTAACAAGTAGATTGCACCTTTGCAAACTCAGATACGAAATtaagtaaaaacaaaatgaatattGCAAGGAATATAAAATTAAGGGAATTTATCAAATTTAAAGGGGATTTATTAGATTTAGGAAAATTTTATAAAAAGAAGGGAATTCCATTTAACTGTTTATATAACATGCCTAACACCATAGCTTATCACGGAGGACACATCAgtagaagaggaagagaggcagTACATTAGAGACCCTCTTCAAGTTCAGAAGAAGATTCATTattgtataaatatatttagctTTATGACATAACCATGGTCAAAACTACGGACTTTGAATATGCGAAGCAGGTGATTCAGATTCTGCAGCTTAAATGGCTTAAGAAATTTCCAAGAATATGTTCAAGGAAAATCTTGacatttgtttcatttaccTTAGGAGAGAGCAAGAAATCATATATCATTGCCTTATCAAACCAGATGAACTGAGATAAATGGGACAACTGAAAGTTATTATGGCAGAATTTCAAAATAAGACTAAGGAAAAGGGATAGAAACTGAAAAGCTGGGACCTTGAACCCACCTCAGTGTCTATTTTCTTCAGAGACATGATCaagttttaaacacaaaaacttAGGATTTAAAAGTAGTTTTACAATATCTAGCATTACAacttttaattgtatttttgtattttaatagaaGGTTGCTGCTGACTcaagttttatttcatatatttaaaagtaGTCCTGTGATATTTTTGCAAATAGAAACATTGCAGTCATGTCAATGCAAAAAGGGGAAATAGAAAATGTAACCCATTAAAAACACACCTGAAGCCCATTAATTCAGTAGCCAGCAAAGTAAAataccaaagcaaacaaacagtaTCAATGttgaaaatacatgaaaatattaaatattatattGGCTTATGGTTTAGTCTTCTGAGGTATCATAAGCAACACAGAtaagttgttatttttttttaagaatatatGACTTTAATTGACTTTGCCCCTTTAATGATAAATTTACAATGAAAATGACATGTCCACCATAATTTTGAAACACAACATAGCTACCGCCGAGTTGCTGCAAATGCTTTTGCATTGTATTTGTGGCAGAGGAGTATatttgacaaaaataaattcttataCACATCCACCCTTGCAGGATTCAACTTGCAAgttgaattatttaaaatcaaataaattaaaaattaataattataaaataatataaacattCTTCCTGTATGTCCTCAAGCAAGGTTTTCCTCAGCACACTAATACACCAACCTTCGtaaaaaatttgaaaaaatGGGGTCTGTTTATTGAGAGTGAGGCAGAATGATGCAACTGACATTGGCCTGATATTTTACCTCTTGTGACTTGGGGTAATAAGTTTTCCTAACCTCCAATACCGACACTGGTCCACCCCCAGAACTCTGAGGCCATTTGTACTGGGAAGAGCACACACAGCTAACAAATGCAAGGCACCCATGCAGCTTCTGGTGCGTTTGCTGATCCTCTCTGGCCCCTCTCCCAAAGGCTGTCAAAGATGCTAGCATCAGTTCGTCCGATACTTGCTACGGACAGGTCAAGTGGAGATGATTTTATTTAACTTGGAGGAAGAGTTTGCTCTgccatctctccgtgctccCACAATGTGTACTCAAGCATTAGTGGACAAATACATCAAATAAATATCAGATAAAACCACCCAAAATACACTCAGTAATGCAAAGAAAGGATATATTTTAGGGTATGGTCAGAGAAGATATTCAAAGCCTCCATTGTTGCTTCTAGAAATGTCAGGACAATTCAGAAATGTCAGTTCCTTTACTGGTTTCCAGATTGTAATTGAAGGATCATGTAGCTCTCTCGCTCCTTTCTCTAAATAGGTCTATAAAGATCAGCTGAAAAGTGCAGACAGAATTGTTCACTGGTTAGCTTCACCTAGAGCTACAGGGTATatatgtgctttgttttgtcttaTTGATCAATCTAGCTTACATTTTTagcacacacaaacaaaaatcaggaaaagaaagtcgATGAAAAATACgaacaacacaaaacaagtaAGGTTCCAATCGTGCAAATTTTGCTTCACTTGATAAAGCACTTCTTGACACAGTAATGTCCAGAATCCCCCTCCCCCAGAAAAATACAGGACTGAAactgaagccttttcttttttttttccttttttttttgtttgggttttttttgtttttttgtttttttttttttgtttgccttaaGGGTATACAACACGGAGAAATAAAGTATGGAAAGAACACCTCATTGGGCTGAACACTTCATTCTTCTGGCTCTGGACTGAGCCTTTGACAAAGCGATTGTGTGGTCCGAGTTATTTGTTTCACTGGGACAAcgacaagagaaagaaaaagaggaaaaaatgaaagaggggaaaaattaaaaaataataagaaagtCAATGATCCCAGCAATAAAATCCAAAATTGACTTTACAATCACAGGTACAAATTGCTCAGGTCGATAATTTCATTTCTCCTAAAGATCACTGTCGTCTAAAACTAATTAGAGGCGCAGGTTCCCGAGGAATTGTCAATATTCAAAGCAAATGTTGGAGTTTAGGAGGTTATCATTCTTCTACCATGACAGTCTGACGGGGTGACTGGAAATATTGTCATGTGCTGCCAAGATCAGGGTGTCATTAACGACTGAATCCTTCCTCCAGCTCATAGATCTGCCGCCTATTTGGCCTTCTTTTATAGTGGAAAGACTAAGAAGCCAGAAAAGGTTGAATATTTCCACCCTCCCATGAGGTTACCCCTTTCCAGTTTGAGATGCactttgtcttctctttccatGTGGAGCAAGACCCCATTGCTGGCTGCTTCTCTGGTGACATCCTGATCCCCTGCAAAAGCTGAAATCACTGGGTAGCCGTTTTGCATTAAACTTACCTAAAAAGTGCAAAGACAGAGAATCTGAGTTTTCTCAATACTCTCAATTACTTTTATGCCTTGTACACATCACTAAGCTTTTGTGCACGTTAGAAACAGGGTTGAATTAAGCTAAGGCAATGCATGATTTCAGTCATGCATGCAGACCCCTTTAACTAAAATAACCTACAGTCTCATTCTTCACTTGCTGGTTTGTAAATGCACCTTAGTCTCTAGAAATGAGCATTTGAAAGAgggaaaagtagaaaaaaagaaacacagcattttctttagATCAGAACCCACCTGGATGGTTTGTCTGTTATAGACCTTGACCACGTGGAAACTGAAACTATATATCCCTTTTCTTGGTGCTACAAATATACTGGAAGCAAGGTCAAAATGGTTGCCAATATTAACTAACACCTggaaagtaaacaaacaaaacaaaaaaaggagagaaagagaaatcagaCCTCACTTCAGAAAACCACCAGTGAACATTTTACATGAGCTCATGACCGATATAAAGCCTAGTTGAGGTAGCATTTGCAGCACAATTAAAAGTGCACTGCAGGGAAAGGAGCCAAATTACAGAGGCATTTAAAAATCATCACAGTTCATAAAACGATTTAGTTACGCAATAACGGTCTCCAAAGCCTGCTAGGTGAAGTGCAAATGTCCACACTGCACTGTTAATAAAACAAAGGTGGCAGAAGCGGGGGAGGGgagtggaaggaaggaaaagagggaggagaaagaagcaaggaaaaaaaaaccaactgaaACTCATAAACTCATAATGCAAACGTATGTTTTTTTATCTAGCTTTACGGTAATGGAACCTGCCCTCGAATTCAGTAGTGTATAGAAAATCGTCCTAATGAGATGACTGATGGAGGAGAGAGAATGGTCCGCAACAGCAACGTCTGCCAGCTCatgcttctctgcccctccGGAGAGCTGTGCCTCCTGACCCGCATCCTCAGGCAGCTGGGGTGggcctccttttcctccccgACAACAGTCTTCATTTGTCATATATTTGAGTGTCttttgaaagcaagaaaaaaagagttgaGACCTTTGGCACATGTGCGAAGCCTTGCTTGAGAGCAGAGACCGCATCCTGCCCCGCAGACTGCCGAGCCCGACACTTCGACGGGAATCCGGCACAGGCTCATCGCTCCCTCCCTTTACAAGCACCAGCCTGGTTTGGCTCAATAGACACGGCTAACAAGGGGAGAAAACCCCACAGGCCCATAGCACGAGGGATGAGCCAGAGCCGGCTGCTCTGCCGCGCTGCTCCTCCCCGAAGCTCCCCAAGCGTGCTCTGTTTAGCGGGCTACAGCCTTTGGTTCAATGGATCAAAACACAAAGCgggaggaaacaaaaaacaatccCCTCCGCAAACCCCGAACCCTTTCCTCCCAAACAGCAAAATCCTATTGTttccaagaaaggaaaaaaaaaaaaatctgttattgCGGGAACACCGAGGGAGGAACGCCTTCGAACTCCTGAGAACTGAACACTGCTGAATAAAGCGTCTAAAATACGCTACACATGAAGAAAagtcttggggtttttttttgtttgtttttttgggttttttttttcctctactgaTCTGACTTAATGACAACTTGTAAGGAATAGCTGTGCAAACTCATTAGGAGGAACAGGTAGACAGATGAATGACAGGCGGACAgacagatgaaaacaaaaacaaaagcagagaaaactgtCTGCGTGTACTAATTTTGGCTGACTCCGCAGTACTACTTCAGGAGTAAGAGGCggcagaaaaaaagttaatttcgTAGCAAAAGTCAAGCGGCACGCTGGGGCACGGGCTCCGGGAGGCAAGCAGTGAAGCGAagaaggggcaggatcagcAGCCCGGGCTGTCCGCTTCTCTGCCCGGCGAACCGCGCGCAGAGTAACACCGTTCATTTACAACCCACCGGGGACAGTGTTCGCCTCGTTTGATAAAGCGGGGAAcaccctcttcttcctcagccCTCCCTCCCCCTGAGAGGTGCTGTAACATTGCCAAGTGCGCTTGGAACAGGCAGCCAAGGCGACTCACGGTCGGTAAATCGCTGTTTTCTCCTTGCCCTGAAAATAAGCATCTCAGACGGAGCACCGATGGGGACAGGGGGAGTGCGCACCCTCTCCCCGGGTCATCCTTGACTGCCTGGGGCAACCCTCGGCTGCAAGGAGCCCCCAAAAGCGTCCGAGGCACAAACTCGCACGTTAAAGCCATCTCGGTAGCAGCGATGGGACCGGACAAAAAGCCGGCCTCGCCCTTCCACCCACAGCACACCCGAAAAAACCCCCGCAGCCACCTAAAAGAACTTCCCAAACTCTTTCTGGGAAGTTGAGCTGTAAAAAATGCTACTGAGCGGGTGGGTCAGGATTAAAAGATGGAAGATGAGCAGAAACTAAAGTCCGGGTGCAGGGGTGGGGATGGCAGCGCAGGAAGGCTAGGGGTCGGCGGCGCGGAGTGCGGGGCTGCGAAGGAAAAGCGGGCGTCGGCTACCTGGTCGAAGTAGATGGTCATGGTGCGGTTGCTCATCTCAGAGGGCTCGTGGTTGGTGCTGCGAGTGGCCGAGAAGGCCACCTTGGCGCTGCCGGAGCGCACCGAGATCCCCAGGGAGGAGGTGATGGCGCCGTCGGCCGAGGGGCTGGAGTCGCACACCACCAGGCACTTCCCCTCCAGGACGATGGGCTCTGTGTCGTTCTGCGCCCGCACCGGGCACCCGgcgggcagcagcagcagcagcagcggcagcgcCGCCgccaggcagcaggagcagcctccCGCCGGCTCCAGCAGCGCCCCCCGCCGCCGCGGCCCCATGCCCAGCGCcctgccgccgccgctccgGCTCGCCGCCGCCATGCGGGCAGCCGCGGGGAAGCGGAGGGGGCTGCGCGCCTGCTGCCGCCGCGACGCCCGGCGGCCAGCGCTCTGCGGGACGGCGGCTGGGCAGCGGCGGCTGGGGCCGCGccttcctccccttctcctcctccgcctcctcctcctctcttcctcctcctcctccgccgcCGCGCGGGGCGAAGGAGCCTCCTCAAAGGGCGGGCGGCGCGCAGCAGCCTGGCAAGGGCAAAGGCGGCGGTGAAGCAGAGGGGCGGGCGGGCAGGAGCCGGGCACCACGCCGCCCGGCAGCCTCCCGTCGGCCCAACAGGTTTCCCTGGGAGAGACCTCGCTGCCCAGCGCCTCCTCGTGTCTTCTTTCTCTCCCGTCCCCTAGCACCGGGAGGTCCCGCAGCCCCACCCGTGCTTTAAGCCGGGAGGAGGGGGCACCGCGGCAGGTTTCGTCCTGAACCCACGGTGGATCACCCTGCGGGCTTCTCGGGCTGTCCCTTTTCACCCCACAGCTGAAGGAGGCTCAAAAACCCGTCTCTTTCCCACATCCCCACTTTTTACTAGATCTGCGAGCTGGGTTTATGTCTGTCTCACAACGCCCCAGCCATTACGAAAGGagattttatcattattattattactggtgatGCTCCCTCTCCCCCTCGCAGGAGCTGCCCCACTATCCCTTCCCAGGGTTCTCGTGGCCCTGGGCTCCCCGCACCCCGCGCCTCCGCCGCGGCGCTGCTCCGCCAGGGCTTTgggagccgccgccgccctCCTGTCTGCCTGGAGGTGCGGCGCTCGGGCACCGGTTTGTACTTCCCAACCTCTTGTCCCCCAGGCTAGGCTACCCCCGCTGCCTCCTAAACCCTCTGGAAGGAAGCGGCTCAGGCACCCCTCGGCTCCCACCCTGGCAGCATGCACATCACAAGAGGCAAAACCTCACCCGTCGTCTCCCTGGGAAGTTGCATCTCAGTTTTCCCCGCTCACTAGAACACCCTGAGATCTCGCTCCTGGGAGATCCCCCCTACACTTCCCAGAGGCATCTCTACTGCTGCCCTAACCCCGCATcttattattgctgttattgAAAATGGTATTTTGCGAAAGGACCAGCCAGCAGGAAGGAGAACGGCGTTTTTACCTGGGAGGTCCATGACGGGAGAGAAGGGCTGGCTAGGTAGCTTGTCCGTGAACTTGTATTGCTTAGAGAAAATGAGCCGAGATTGCGctggcagaaagaaaaggaaacaggagtCGCCTCTTTCTCTCCCGCCCATTGCCAATAATcttcccccctccacccccctaGCCGCTACCACCACCACCCTacttcctcccccctcccctctccgcgcacacacacacactcgcACCCGGCAGAGATTCAGACGCCGGGAGCGGAGTGAAGCGCGGCTCTGGCACACCCCGAACCGCAGCTCCTGCCCCAAACCCGCGCACCCTGTGGGCAGCAGCGGCGAGGCGCGGAGCTCTCACAGGGACGGCCTCTTCAGGGCTCCCCGCAGCAGGGCAGGGTGTCCCCGGTGGCGGGGAAAACCCGTACCATCCTTATTTAAACCCGTGGGGCTGAGTATCCCCGGCACAAACACGCCGCTGACACACTGGCACTCATGAGCCACTGTTGCCGTCGGGCCGCGCGTCACCACTAACTGGATTCATAGACtttaataatgatgatgatgatataTGTAGCACTAACAAGGACATGCTATTTGGGGTACTTCAGGCTGCGCACCGCATTCCCATGCGTGGACCCCTGCATCTCGGCGCCCAGAGGGAGGTGGCAGATCCGCCTTCATTGCctttattaaactgtttcttccctggggctgctctgctcccagagctgcATCCGCTTTCAGATCCGCTTCTGGTCCAGAACCTGCTCCCGCTCCCTGACCCGCTCTGTGACCCGCTCCCAGACCCTCCCGAGGCTCCGCGCCAAGAGCGGTGGTGGGGCGCCACCTGGCGGCAGTTTTGGGCGGTGGGCCGGGCTGGACAGCGGGACCGCTGGGAGCTGcgaagagaggaggaaaggagggagagcaggagagagGGAAGTAGGGTCACACCCTGGCAAGGGCGGGAAGGAAGATTCCCAATGGGCAGAGCGTCAGAGAAACTGAGTGGTCGCCCGGTCGCGCCGCGCCTACGGATCCCTCCCACCTTCTACAGTGGTAATGATGATGTATGTCATAGTCAAGGTTATCGTCAGGTATTCCTGGCTACAAATGTTTCATGTGTCTGGGTTcttgtggctgctgctgagatgTTAGTAGCAATGCGAGGGAGGGTAAGGCAATGCTCTGGCAACGAAGTTTTGTGAAAAAGGTTTACATTTCTATGCATTCCTCTCCATTGCAAATGGTTTTTCTTGTTGTATACAGCATATTCCTAAATATCCCGATACTCAGACTTCAGCATCTGACAGGAATAGAAAACCACATATAAATCTAAGTGGTAGGTCTTGATAAGGAGAAAAATTTGCATGTGTAACTCAATAGTAAAATTACGATCTCATCTATGAATGAGCACTCTGTTTCAATCTTCTGCTTTAAGCACAACTGAGGAACCCCTGCGGGTGTCTGCCTGATGATTTGCACTGAGAAATTAATCATGCTCTGAAATTGCAGCTAAGCAGTGTGCAGGGAATTCCTAACCTATAGCTCCTCATTTCAAATGAGAATTTTGTACTAAGCCTAAAATACTCACGTTTAATGGTCTTTTTCCTGAGTTCAAGCATCAAGGGATGAGAGTAGAAAGCTGAAAAGTGTAGTAAATTAAAACTATGAGGAATCAGCAGGAGCCATTCTGTGGCTGTAAGGCAGCACTTGTTCTACAAAACAGGACCACAGAAATTCCTTCAGAAGACATCAACACTCAGTCTTATATGGGGCTGTTACACTGGGGAGATGCTATTATTTCTCTTTAGGTCACACTACTCagtcatagaataatagaatgataaaatcatagaatcaactaggctggaaaagacctttaagatcatcaagtctattaccccaggactgctaagaccaccactaaaccatatcacttaAGGCCTCGtctacacatttttttaacatttccagGGATAATGATTCCACTTACCTGGCGgaatgcctgatcaccctctctgtgaagaaatttttcctaatatccaatctaaacttcccctcgTACAGCTTGGcgctgttacctcttgtcctatcacttgttatttgggagaagagaccaaatCCCACCTTGCTCCGTCCTCCTtccaggtagttgtagagagcaacaaggtccctcctgagcc of the Melopsittacus undulatus isolate bMelUnd1 chromosome 1, bMelUnd1.mat.Z, whole genome shotgun sequence genome contains:
- the CBLN2 gene encoding cerebellin-2; translation: MAAASRSGGGRALGMGPRRRGALLEPAGGCSCCLAAALPLLLLLLPAGCPVRAQNDTEPIVLEGKCLVVCDSSPSADGAITSSLGISVRSGSAKVAFSATRSTNHEPSEMSNRTMTIYFDQVLVNIGNHFDLASSIFVAPRKGIYSFSFHVVKVYNRQTIQVSLMQNGYPVISAFAGDQDVTREAASNGVLLHMEREDKVHLKLERGNLMGGWKYSTFSGFLVFPL